The following are encoded in a window of Ruminiclostridium herbifermentans genomic DNA:
- a CDS encoding C40 family peptidase has protein sequence MNKKLLSTTLALSICAIAIAPIYKHLDINANTIKNVSATSELKQLESEKLLLKKQLLNAKDKVISTENDVKAAIAEDKTKTQTKANDNKTIENKTTDNKSSLNTKTSNTTTKTTLSKPKSKTSTNKTVSSSTKTSKSTTSKSTSSTTSSKTTATTNKSTTTNRGTTSTATSSKVSAIISTAKSFIGVPYVWGGTTASGFDCSGYIQYVLSKNGISVPRTAAEQYKVGTSVSKSNLRVGDLVFFTTYKEGPSHLGFYLGDGNFIHASSSKGVTISSLNSNYYSSRYIGAKRVIN, from the coding sequence ATGAACAAAAAACTTCTATCAACTACTTTAGCATTATCTATTTGTGCAATAGCAATAGCCCCAATTTATAAGCACTTGGATATTAACGCAAATACAATTAAAAATGTTAGTGCAACAAGTGAATTAAAGCAATTGGAATCAGAAAAGCTATTACTAAAGAAACAATTATTGAATGCTAAAGATAAAGTGATATCTACAGAAAATGATGTTAAAGCAGCAATTGCAGAAGATAAAACAAAAACTCAGACAAAAGCTAATGATAATAAGACTATCGAAAATAAGACAACAGACAATAAATCAAGTTTAAATACAAAAACATCTAATACAACTACTAAAACAACATTAAGTAAACCAAAATCCAAAACCAGCACAAATAAAACTGTCAGTTCGTCAACTAAAACGTCAAAATCAACAACTAGCAAATCAACTTCAAGTACTACATCGAGCAAAACTACTGCTACAACTAATAAAAGTACAACTACAAATAGAGGTACAACATCAACTGCAACTAGTTCTAAGGTAAGCGCTATAATTAGCACTGCGAAAAGCTTTATTGGTGTTCCTTATGTTTGGGGCGGAACTACAGCAAGCGGTTTTGACTGCTCAGGATATATTCAATATGTATTAAGTAAAAATGGCATTTCTGTTCCAAGAACTGCTGCTGAGCAGTATAAGGTTGGAACAAGTGTATCAAAAAGCAATCTTCGTGTGGGTGATTTAGTATTCTTTACCACTTATAAAGAAGGTCCGTCTCATTTAGGTTTTTATTTAGGTGACGGAAATTTCATACATGCTAGTTCTTCAAAAGGAGTTACAATATCAAGCTTGAACAGCAATTATTATTCTAGTCGTTACATTGGCGCAAAGAGAGTAATAAATTAA